A single region of the Salvia miltiorrhiza cultivar Shanhuang (shh) chromosome 8, IMPLAD_Smil_shh, whole genome shotgun sequence genome encodes:
- the LOC131001779 gene encoding probable E3 ubiquitin-protein ligase EDA40: MVLSWRRAFCTSIPKDEDRAASPIITDKPSPRLRSRFTGFFSEPSTPRLPVSSPSLRCTTPAVPSSDSPRLQCRTRKSPRFFHSSAPCSPRSPSTFSLLKSGLRITKEQSRCGICLQSVKTGQGTAIFTAECGDAFHFPCIAAHMKKQGTGSALACPICSATWKEMHLVETDQQQINPSPEQNKSSVFKVYNDDEPLSSPTSGARFIPIPESDETEEENDDFPGFYVVPDKIKSRNVEVGLLSEAAVVSVGKTSETYAVVLKVRAPMPPPRRAPIDLVTVLNVSRSVTADKLHLMRRVLRMVVSSLSAADRLSIVAFSTTSKRLLPLRRMTTSGRRSARRIIDAVVALDGGATSATDSLKKAAKVIEDRREKNPAASILLLSDGHRGSPLVSSTRFSHMEIPVHTVNLSACVNAPPGDQLPKSITGLLSQVMQELRVQVSFAAGSAPGEISAVYSYAGKPALVGSGSSWCRVGELHAEEERELLVEMRVPPTTGGARRLMSVRCCYRELSTQQTIYDKERCLVVPRPRAVGSSTRDIQRLRCLFVTTRAVAESRRLAERNDVAGALNMLASARALVLQSGSGSGEEFVRGLEAELAVLNWKRQDQVLPRARPDDKAEPLTPTSAWRAAERLAKVAIMRKSLNRVSDLHGFENARF, translated from the exons ATGGTTTTGAGCTGGCGTCGAGCCTTCTGCACATCCATTCCCAAAGATGAAGACCGCGCCGCTTCGCCGATCATCACAGACAAACCCAGTCCCAGGCTCAGGTCCAGATTCACTGGATTTTTCTCCGAGCCGTCCACGCCGCGCCTCCCGGTGTCCAGCCCCTCCCTTCGCTGCACAACCCCCGCCGTGCCGTCCTCCGACAGTCCCAGGCTTCAATGCCGGACTAGGAAGAGCCCCCGATTCTTCCACAGCTCGGCGCCTTGTTCGCCGCGCTCGCCGTCCACGTTTTCTCTGCTCAAATCGGGCCTCCGCATTACAAAG GAGCAGAGTAGGTGCGGAATATGCTTGCAGAGCGTGAAGACGGGGCAAGGCACGGCCATATTCACGGCGGAGTGCGGCGACGCCTTCCATTTTCCGTGCATCGCCGCCCACATGAAGAAGCAGGGGACGGGATCTGCCCTCGCCTGCCCCATTTGCAGCGCCACGTGGAAGGAAATGCATCTCGTCGAAACCGATCAGCAGCAGATCAATCCCTCGCCGGAGCAGAACAAGTCTTCTGTGTTTAAGGTTTACAACGACGACGAGCCGCTCTCATCTCCGACTTCCGGCGCACGCTTCATTCCCATACCTGAATCCGATGAGACCGAAGAGGAAAACGACGATTTCCCAGGCTTCTATGTCGTTCCGGATAAGATCAAGTCCAGGAATGTGGAAGTCGGTCTGTTGTCCGAGGCGGCGGTGGTGTCAGTCGGGAAGACAAGCGAGACCTACGCCGTCGTTTTGAAGGTGAGAGCGCCGATGCCGCCTCCTCGCAGAGCGCCTATCGATTTGGTGACGGTGCTGAATGTGAGCAGAAGCGTCACCGCGGATAAGCTCCATCTAATGCGGAGGGTGCTGCGGATGGTGGTGTCGTCCCTCTCCGCCGCCGACCGCCTCTCCATCGTCGCATTCTCCACCACATCCAAGCGCCTCCTGCCGCTCCGCCGCATGACCACCTCCGGCAGGAGATCCGCGCGCCGGATCATCGACGCCGTGGTCGCACTGGATGGCGGCGCCACCAGCGCCACCGACTCGCTGAAGAAGGCCGCCAAGGTCATCGAGGACCGCCGCGAGAAGAACCCGGCGGCCAGCATCCTTCTCCTGTCGGACGGCCACCGCGGCAGCCCGCTCGTGTCGTCCACGCGCTTCTCCCACATGGAGATCCCCGTGCACACCGTGAACCTGAGCGCGTGCGTGAACGCGCCGCCGGGCGATCAGCTCCCAAAGAGCATCACGGGGCTGCTGAGCCAGGTGATGCAGGAGCTGAGGGTGCAGGTCTCGTTCGCTGCCGGTTCGGCCCCGGGCGAGATCTCGGCGGTCTACTCGTACGCAGGGAAACCGGCCCTGGTCGGATCCGGTTCGAGCTGGTGCCGGGTCGGGGAGCTCCACGcggaggaggagagagaacTGCTGGTGGAGATGCGGGTCCCACCGACGACCGGTGGGGCCCGGCGGCTGATGTCAGTCCGTTGCTGTTACAGAGAGCTGTCAACTCAACAGACCATATACGACAAGGAGCGGTGCCTCGTCGTCCCCCGCCCACGCGCCGTCGGCTCCTCCACCCGGGACATCCAGCGCCTCCGCTGCCTCTTCGTCACCACTCGCGCCGTGGCCGAGAGCCGGAGGCTGGCTGAGCGCAACGACGTGGCCGGGGCGCTCAACATGCTCGCCTCCGCCCGGGCCCTTGTCCTGCAGTCGGGCTCGGGCTCGGGCGAGGAGTTCGTGCGCGGGCTCGAGGCCGAGCTCGCGGTGCTCAATTGGAAGCGGCAGGATCAGGTGCTCCCACGGGCCCGGCCCGACGATAAGGCCGAGCCGCTTACACCGACGTCGGCTTGGCGAGCCGCGGAACGCCTCGCCAAAGTCGCCATTATGAGAAAGTCTTTGAATAGAGTCAGCGATTTACATGGCTTCGAGAATGCGAGATTTTAA
- the LOC131001780 gene encoding protein RMD5 homolog — MELNSIKDAFDRVTKKQKLSSSKSQEVIEQIGQEIEQALSRIQSEQDSASPSDHKLILSELKTKLKEIAPLSHLEGTQKELNVALSKYPKLLEKSFNPDISKAYRNIDFDLHTVNQIIASHFYREGQFDLGDCFINESQELEAAASKSPFLEMFQILEAMKSRNLEPALSWAARNHDQLKQNGSDIELKLHRLQFVEILQNRGRDEALKYARAFLAPFATKHMAVFQKLMACLLWAGRLDSSPYAELLSSIHWDKLAEELAQQFCNLMGQSYESPLSVTIAAGVQGLPTLLKLMNVMTGKKQEWQTMKQLPVPVDLDREFQFHSIFVCPVSRDQVSEENPPMLLTCGHVLCKQSITKLSKNNSTRRFKCPYCPAEVEAGQCTQLYF; from the coding sequence ATGGAGTTGAATTCCATCAAGGATGCTTTTGACCGTGTTACAAAGAAGCAAAAGCTCTCATCCTCAAAATCTCAAGAAGTAATTGAACAGATCGGGCAAGAAATCGAACAGGCTTTGTCGAGAATACAATCTGAACAAGATTCTGCATCTCCATCTGATCATAAATTGATTCTCAGTGAACTGAAAACCAAGCTGAAAGAAATAGCTCCTCTCAGCCATCTGGAAGGCACACAAAAGGAATTAAATGTTGCATTGAGCAAGTACCCAAAGCTTCTTGAGAAATCTTTCAATCCTGATATCTCAAAGGCTTATCGCAATATCGATTTTGATTTACACACTGTTAACCAAATTATTGCCAGCCATTTCTATCGAGAGGGCCAATTTGATCTTGGCGACTGCTTCATCAATGAGTCGCAGGAACTAGAGGCTGCAGCAAGTAAATCCCCTTTCCTAGAAATGTTCCAGATCTTGGAAGCCATGAAATCTAGGAACCTGGAGCCTGCTCTGAGTTGGGCAGCGAGGAATCATGATCAACTGAAACAAAATGGGTCTGACATAGAATTAAAACTGCATCGTCTTCAGTTTGTAGAGATCTTGCAGAACAGGGGCAGGGATGAAGCTCTAAAGTATGCCAGAGCCTTTTTGGCTCCATTTGCTACCAAACATATGGCTGTTTTCCAGAAACTTATGGCTTGCCTTCTTTGGGCCGGAAGGCTTGATTCCTCACCATATGCAGAATTGCTATCCTCCATACACTGGGACAAACTGGCTGAGGAACTCGCACAACAGTTCTGCAATCTTATGGGGCAATCTTACGAGAGTCCAttgagtgtgacaattgcggcTGGAGTTCAGGGGTTGCCGACTCTTCTGAAGCTGATGAATGTGATGACTGGGAAGAAGCAGGAATGGCAGACAATGAAACAACTACCGGTGCCAGTGGACTTGGACAGGGAGTTTCAGTTCCACTCCATATTTGTGTGCCCAGTGAGCCGTGACCAAGTAAGCGAAGAGAATCCTCCTATGCTGTTGACATGTGGGCATGTTTTATGCAAGCAATCCATCACCAAGTTGTCCAAAAACAACAGCACTAGGCGCTTCAAGTGCCCCTATTGCCCTGCTGAAGTCGAAGCAGGTCAGTGTACGCAATTATATTTCTGA
- the LOC131001781 gene encoding uncharacterized protein LOC131001781 isoform X4, translating into MLAAEYGAHITYGEEIIDHKILKCERRVNDVLGTIDLVEKGTESVVFRTCPEEKNRVVFQMGTSDPVRALRAAQTVCTDVAAVDINMGCPKAFSISGGMGAALLSKPDLIHDILTTLKRNLDTPVTCKIRLLKSLQDTVELARRIEKTGVSALAVHGRKVADRPRDPAKWNEIADVVAAVSIPVIANGDVFEYEDFERIKVATGASSVMVARGALWNASIFSSKGKLPWEDVKREYLRKSILWDNDVKSTKYTLKEMIVHYSCLELPEGKAINKSETLADLARLYEEDMYYKHVLKSRSSF; encoded by the exons ATGCTGGCTGCTGAATATGGTGCTCACATCACATATGGCGAGGAGATAATTGACCACAAAATCCTTAAATGCGAGCGACGAGTCAATG ATGTGCTTGGGACTATTGATTTGGTTGAGAAAGGAACAGAGAGTGTAGTTTTCAGAACATGTCCTGAAGAAAAAAATCGGGTGGTGTTCCAGATGGGAACTTCAGATCCTGTGAGAGCTCTTCGTGCTGCCCAAACTGT gtgCACGGATGTTGCTGCGGTGGATATAAATATGGGTTGCCCCAAGGCCTTCTCTATTAGTGGTGGAATGGGTGCCGCACTCTTGAGCAAACCAGATCTCATTCATGAT ATTTTAACAACATTGAAAAGAAATCTTGATACACCAGTAACATGCAAGATTCGTCTATTGAAATCACTCCAAGATACTGTAGAACTAGCACGAAGAATTGAGAAAACTGGAGTTTCTGCTTTAGCTGTCCATGGAAG GAAAGTTGCTGATAGGCCAAGAGATCCAGCTAAGTGGAATGAAATTGCTGATGTTGTAGCTGCTGTCTCTATTCCAGTTATAGCAAATGGTGATGTATTTGAGTATGAAGATTTTGAACGCATTAAAGTGGCAACAG GTGCTTCATCTGTGATGGTTGCTAGAGGCGCACTTTGGAATGCCTCCATTTTTTCTTCTAAAGGAAAATTACCCTGGGAAGACGTTAAAAGAGAGTATCTTAGGAAG AGCATCTTGTGGGATAATGATGTCAAGAGCACTAAATACACCTTGAAGGAAATGATCGTGCACTATTCGTGTCTTGAACTCCCTGAAGGAAAGGCTATAAATAAGTCTGAGACCTTGGCGGATCTGGC ACGATTATATGAGGAGGATATGTACTACAAGCATGTTCTTAAAAGTCGGTCATCCTTTTGA
- the LOC131001781 gene encoding uncharacterized protein LOC131001781 isoform X1, which produces MEIDYWNKLVLAPMVRVGTMPFRMLAAEYGAHITYGEEIIDHKILKCERRVNDVLGTIDLVEKGTESVVFRTCPEEKNRVVFQMGTSDPVRALRAAQTVCTDVAAVDINMGCPKAFSISGGMGAALLSKPDLIHDILTTLKRNLDTPVTCKIRLLKSLQDTVELARRIEKTGVSALAVHGRKVADRPRDPAKWNEIADVVAAVSIPVIANGDVFEYEDFERIKVATGASSVMVARGALWNASIFSSKGKLPWEDVKREYLRKSILWDNDVKSTKYTLKEMIVHYSCLELPEGKAINKSETLADLARLYEEDMYYKHVLKSRSSF; this is translated from the exons ACTTGCCCCGATGGTCCGAGTT GGCACGATGCCATTCAGGATGCTGGCTGCTGAATATGGTGCTCACATCACATATGGCGAGGAGATAATTGACCACAAAATCCTTAAATGCGAGCGACGAGTCAATG ATGTGCTTGGGACTATTGATTTGGTTGAGAAAGGAACAGAGAGTGTAGTTTTCAGAACATGTCCTGAAGAAAAAAATCGGGTGGTGTTCCAGATGGGAACTTCAGATCCTGTGAGAGCTCTTCGTGCTGCCCAAACTGT gtgCACGGATGTTGCTGCGGTGGATATAAATATGGGTTGCCCCAAGGCCTTCTCTATTAGTGGTGGAATGGGTGCCGCACTCTTGAGCAAACCAGATCTCATTCATGAT ATTTTAACAACATTGAAAAGAAATCTTGATACACCAGTAACATGCAAGATTCGTCTATTGAAATCACTCCAAGATACTGTAGAACTAGCACGAAGAATTGAGAAAACTGGAGTTTCTGCTTTAGCTGTCCATGGAAG GAAAGTTGCTGATAGGCCAAGAGATCCAGCTAAGTGGAATGAAATTGCTGATGTTGTAGCTGCTGTCTCTATTCCAGTTATAGCAAATGGTGATGTATTTGAGTATGAAGATTTTGAACGCATTAAAGTGGCAACAG GTGCTTCATCTGTGATGGTTGCTAGAGGCGCACTTTGGAATGCCTCCATTTTTTCTTCTAAAGGAAAATTACCCTGGGAAGACGTTAAAAGAGAGTATCTTAGGAAG AGCATCTTGTGGGATAATGATGTCAAGAGCACTAAATACACCTTGAAGGAAATGATCGTGCACTATTCGTGTCTTGAACTCCCTGAAGGAAAGGCTATAAATAAGTCTGAGACCTTGGCGGATCTGGC ACGATTATATGAGGAGGATATGTACTACAAGCATGTTCTTAAAAGTCGGTCATCCTTTTGA
- the LOC131001781 gene encoding uncharacterized protein LOC131001781 isoform X2: MPFRMLAAEYGAHITYGEEIIDHKILKCERRVNDVLGTIDLVEKGTESVVFRTCPEEKNRVVFQMGTSDPVRALRAAQTVCTDVAAVDINMGCPKAFSISGGMGAALLSKPDLIHDILTTLKRNLDTPVTCKIRLLKSLQDTVELARRIEKTGVSALAVHGRKVADRPRDPAKWNEIADVVAAVSIPVIANGDVFEYEDFERIKVATGASSVMVARGALWNASIFSSKGKLPWEDVKREYLRKSILWDNDVKSTKYTLKEMIVHYSCLELPEGKAINKSETLADLARLYEEDMYYKHVLKSRSSF, encoded by the exons ATGCCATTCAGGATGCTGGCTGCTGAATATGGTGCTCACATCACATATGGCGAGGAGATAATTGACCACAAAATCCTTAAATGCGAGCGACGAGTCAATG ATGTGCTTGGGACTATTGATTTGGTTGAGAAAGGAACAGAGAGTGTAGTTTTCAGAACATGTCCTGAAGAAAAAAATCGGGTGGTGTTCCAGATGGGAACTTCAGATCCTGTGAGAGCTCTTCGTGCTGCCCAAACTGT gtgCACGGATGTTGCTGCGGTGGATATAAATATGGGTTGCCCCAAGGCCTTCTCTATTAGTGGTGGAATGGGTGCCGCACTCTTGAGCAAACCAGATCTCATTCATGAT ATTTTAACAACATTGAAAAGAAATCTTGATACACCAGTAACATGCAAGATTCGTCTATTGAAATCACTCCAAGATACTGTAGAACTAGCACGAAGAATTGAGAAAACTGGAGTTTCTGCTTTAGCTGTCCATGGAAG GAAAGTTGCTGATAGGCCAAGAGATCCAGCTAAGTGGAATGAAATTGCTGATGTTGTAGCTGCTGTCTCTATTCCAGTTATAGCAAATGGTGATGTATTTGAGTATGAAGATTTTGAACGCATTAAAGTGGCAACAG GTGCTTCATCTGTGATGGTTGCTAGAGGCGCACTTTGGAATGCCTCCATTTTTTCTTCTAAAGGAAAATTACCCTGGGAAGACGTTAAAAGAGAGTATCTTAGGAAG AGCATCTTGTGGGATAATGATGTCAAGAGCACTAAATACACCTTGAAGGAAATGATCGTGCACTATTCGTGTCTTGAACTCCCTGAAGGAAAGGCTATAAATAAGTCTGAGACCTTGGCGGATCTGGC ACGATTATATGAGGAGGATATGTACTACAAGCATGTTCTTAAAAGTCGGTCATCCTTTTGA
- the LOC131001781 gene encoding uncharacterized protein LOC131001781 isoform X3, which translates to MEIDYWNKLVLAPMVRVGTMPFRMLAAEYGAHITYGEEIIDHKILKCERRVNDVLGTIDLVEKGTESVVFRTCPEEKNRVVFQMGTSDPVRALRAAQTVCTDVAAVDINMGCPKAFSISGGMGAALLSKPDLIHDILTTLKRNLDTPVTCKIRLLKSLQDTVELARRIEKTGVSALAVHGRKVADRPRDPAKWNEIADVVAAVSIPVIANGDVFEYEDFERIKVATGASSVMVARGALWNASIFSSKGKLPWEDVKREYLRKSILWDNDVKSTKYTLKEMIVHYSCLELPEGKAINKSETLADLA; encoded by the exons ACTTGCCCCGATGGTCCGAGTT GGCACGATGCCATTCAGGATGCTGGCTGCTGAATATGGTGCTCACATCACATATGGCGAGGAGATAATTGACCACAAAATCCTTAAATGCGAGCGACGAGTCAATG ATGTGCTTGGGACTATTGATTTGGTTGAGAAAGGAACAGAGAGTGTAGTTTTCAGAACATGTCCTGAAGAAAAAAATCGGGTGGTGTTCCAGATGGGAACTTCAGATCCTGTGAGAGCTCTTCGTGCTGCCCAAACTGT gtgCACGGATGTTGCTGCGGTGGATATAAATATGGGTTGCCCCAAGGCCTTCTCTATTAGTGGTGGAATGGGTGCCGCACTCTTGAGCAAACCAGATCTCATTCATGAT ATTTTAACAACATTGAAAAGAAATCTTGATACACCAGTAACATGCAAGATTCGTCTATTGAAATCACTCCAAGATACTGTAGAACTAGCACGAAGAATTGAGAAAACTGGAGTTTCTGCTTTAGCTGTCCATGGAAG GAAAGTTGCTGATAGGCCAAGAGATCCAGCTAAGTGGAATGAAATTGCTGATGTTGTAGCTGCTGTCTCTATTCCAGTTATAGCAAATGGTGATGTATTTGAGTATGAAGATTTTGAACGCATTAAAGTGGCAACAG GTGCTTCATCTGTGATGGTTGCTAGAGGCGCACTTTGGAATGCCTCCATTTTTTCTTCTAAAGGAAAATTACCCTGGGAAGACGTTAAAAGAGAGTATCTTAGGAAG AGCATCTTGTGGGATAATGATGTCAAGAGCACTAAATACACCTTGAAGGAAATGATCGTGCACTATTCGTGTCTTGAACTCCCTGAAGGAAAGGCTATAAATAAGTCTGAGACCTTGGCGGATCTGGCGTAA